CCCGATCCCCAAGGCGGACCCCAGCGAAGCGTGGATTGGTTTGAAGGAGGAAGCGCCGAATGACCTGATGGCCGAGCGCGTGGACGGCAAGCGTGTGGATGACGGGCGTTTTTTTGAAGTGGCCCCAGGCGACCATCGCCTCGACGTGACGCTCTTTGAGGAAGAGCCGGGCGATGACAACCAGCAGGACTGCCAGGGGCGGGTCGAGTACAAACACTTTCAGGCGGGTGAGCACTACACCCTGACTGAATCGAGCCTGGGCACCACCGTGCGCGCCGTCCTCAAGGACGGCCACGGCAAGGAAGTCGCAGCCACTCAAGACTTCAATTGCATGCCTGGTTAGGCGTGGCCTACCGCCGCCTTATGGCGCTTGGCGGGGGCCGCGGGTTTGACGTGGGGGTGATGGTGCCGACGGGTGATGCGCAGCACCCCCACAACATGGCGCCGGCTACCGCCAGCCAACCGCAGATCAACAGGAAAATCGTCGTTGCAAGGCTCATTCGGGCCTCCTTTCGCCCCGCAGGGGCACACACAGTCTTCTCAATGGACAGTCTAGCTACCAGACGGTTGCCTGCTATTGACCAATGGTCGTGTCTGTCCAACTTGTTTGCTCTAACCACGGCGCTTTACTGGCACTGCGGGCTATACCCGCGTGCCGGAGCGCCCTATGATCAGGGCCCTTACCGGCAGTTGATCAAGAGAGTAAAAAATTGCGGTTACGGTCGAACATTCAAACCTCCTTGTTACTGGCCTGCGCTTTAGGGCTTGCGGCCTGTTCCGGGTCCCCGTCGAAACTGGCGGGCCTGCCTGAGCGTGTCGAGCTCAATGGCGTGCCGACCTTTCGCAGCGAGGCATATCAAAGCGGCCCTTCGGCTTTGGCCAGCATGCTGTCGCAACAAGGCATTGTCATGACACCAGGCCTGTTGGATAAGCCGCTGCACTTGCCGGGCGGTGAAGCCGACCTTGAGCGCAACATGCAGGTGCTGGCGCGTGAGTACGGGCTGATGGTGTACCCATTGGACGCGAGGCTGACGGCGGTGCTGGCCCAGGTGGCGGCGGGTTACCCGGTGATGGCGCGGCTCGGCGGCGGGCTGTGGTCGCAGGCGCGTTATGTGGTCGTGGTGGGGTTCAATCAGCAGAAGAGCACGATTCTATTGCGCTCCGGCATGGACCGGCGGCTGTTGATGAGCTTCAGCGACTTTGAGTCGAAGTGGAAAAGCGCCGGGAGTTGGGCAATCCTCACCCAACGCCCGAGCCAGTTGCCGGCCAGTGTGGACGCGCAACGCTGGCGGGATGCGGCCAGTGCGACGGCTCAGGCCGGGCAGGAGCGGGCGGCGGCGCAGGCACTCAAGGTGCTGGCGGAAAGCAAGTAAGCGTCGAAGATCCAAATGTGGGAGGGGCTTGCTCCCGAATGCAGAGTGTCAGTCAGCCGATATACCGACTGAACCACCGCATTCGGGAGCAAGCCCCTCCCACATTGGATCGGTGTGTTATTCAGCGGCGGACTTCAGCTGCGTTCGGCCGATTTTTCAGGTTTTTGTCGGCCTTGTAGCGCAGCGCTACGTCGGGCACCGAGCCGCTTTTGCCGGTCTCGACCCAGTTGCGAATGCGGCTGGCATCGGCAAAGTGGGTAAATTTACCGAAAGCATCCAGGATCACCAGCGACACCGGGCGGTTACCCATGCTGGTGACCAGCACCAGACAGTGGCCGGCCTGGTTGGTGAAGCCGGTCTTGGTCAACTTGATATCCCAGTTGGCGCGGTTGATCAGGTGGTCGGTGTTGGAAAAACCCAGGGTGTAGTTGGGCTTGCGGAACGAAACGGTTTTTTCCTTGGTGGTGCTCAATTGGCTGAGCATTGGAAACTTGCGCGCATAAGCCAGCAGCTTGCTCAGGTCGCGGGCGGTCGACACGTTATGGATCGACAAGCCGGTGGGCTCTACATAATGCGTGCTGGTCATGCCCAGGGCTTTGGCCTTGGCGTTCATCGCCGCGATAAACGCCGCATAGCCACCCGGATAGTGGTGCGCCAGGCTCGCGGCGGCACGGTTCTCGGAGGACATCAGCGCGATCAGCAGCATTTCTTTACGCGGCATCTGGCTGCCGATCTTCACGCGGGAGAACACACCTTTCATCTCCGGTGTGTCGGTGATGTTGATGTCGATGTATTCATCCATGTTCTGCTTGGCTTCAAGCACGATCAGGCCGGTCATCAATTTGCTTACCGAAGCGATGGGCACCACCACGTCGGGGTTGCTGGAATAGATGACCTTGTTGGTCTGCAAATCCACCAACATGGCGCTGCCGGAAGCGATTTGCAATTTGGAGGTGTCACGCGGGGCCTGGGTGGTTTCGGCGGCGTGCGCAAAGGTGCCTGTAAAAGCAAAAAATAGGCTGACAATAGAAAGACGAATTTTCACGCGGATGAACTCGCTAAAAAAGTAAGGAATTACCGTTTGGGAACGGGTTTTTGATAAATGCCGTTACATTTTAGGAGTATGGATGAAGAACTGTCGAATGTTCTTCTAGAACCAGACGAAAGTGCTTAAAAACTAAGAAAAAACAGGTTTTATCGCGGGCAATAAAAAGCCCTGCTATAAGGCAGGGCTTCTTAAGTACGCCTGGTTATTAACCGTGCAGGGTTTCTGCTGCGTACAGTGTGTTTTCCAACAAGCAGGCGCGGGTCATCGGGCCGACGCCGCCGGGCACCGGAGTAATCCATCCGGCGCGGGGCAGGGCGGTTTCGTACACCACGTCGCCGACCAGCTTGCCGTCTTCCTGGCGGTTGATGCCGACGTCGATAACGATCGCGCCTTCCTTGATCCATTCACCTTTGACCAAGCCCGGCTTGCCGGCGGCGACGACTACCAGATCGGCGCGGCCGACGTGGCCGGCAAGGTCCTTGGTGAAGCGGTGCGTGACGGTCACGGTGCAGCCGGCCAGCAGCAGCTCCATGGCCATCGGGCGACCGACGATGTTGGAGGCGCCGACGATGACCGCATCCAGGCCATACAGGTCGACACCGGTGCTTTCCAGCAGGGTCATGATGCCTTTCGGGGTGCAGGGGCGCAGCAATGGAATGCGCTGCGCCAGGCGGCCGACGTTATACGGGTGGAAACCGTCGACGTCTTTGTCCGGGCGGATGCG
The genomic region above belongs to Pseudomonas poae and contains:
- the pbpG gene encoding D-alanyl-D-alanine endopeptidase, yielding MKIRLSIVSLFFAFTGTFAHAAETTQAPRDTSKLQIASGSAMLVDLQTNKVIYSSNPDVVVPIASVSKLMTGLIVLEAKQNMDEYIDINITDTPEMKGVFSRVKIGSQMPRKEMLLIALMSSENRAAASLAHHYPGGYAAFIAAMNAKAKALGMTSTHYVEPTGLSIHNVSTARDLSKLLAYARKFPMLSQLSTTKEKTVSFRKPNYTLGFSNTDHLINRANWDIKLTKTGFTNQAGHCLVLVTSMGNRPVSLVILDAFGKFTHFADASRIRNWVETGKSGSVPDVALRYKADKNLKNRPNAAEVRR
- a CDS encoding peptidase C39 family protein, translating into MRLRSNIQTSLLLACALGLAACSGSPSKLAGLPERVELNGVPTFRSEAYQSGPSALASMLSQQGIVMTPGLLDKPLHLPGGEADLERNMQVLAREYGLMVYPLDARLTAVLAQVAAGYPVMARLGGGLWSQARYVVVVGFNQQKSTILLRSGMDRRLLMSFSDFESKWKSAGSWAILTQRPSQLPASVDAQRWRDAASATAQAGQERAAAQALKVLAESK
- the folD gene encoding bifunctional methylenetetrahydrofolate dehydrogenase/methenyltetrahydrofolate cyclohydrolase FolD; translation: MTAQLIDGKSIAASLRQQIAKRVTERSQQGLRTPGLAVILVGSDPASQVYVSHKRKDCEEVGFISKAYDLPSDTPQQALTDLIDGLNDDPAIDGILLQLPLPEHLDASKLLERIRPDKDVDGFHPYNVGRLAQRIPLLRPCTPKGIMTLLESTGVDLYGLDAVIVGASNIVGRPMAMELLLAGCTVTVTHRFTKDLAGHVGRADLVVVAAGKPGLVKGEWIKEGAIVIDVGINRQEDGKLVGDVVYETALPRAGWITPVPGGVGPMTRACLLENTLYAAETLHG